One Halobacterium wangiae genomic window, GCAGTTCCACGACGGCTACGAGGGGAACCCGCTCGTCAACGTCGCGTGCGTCGGACTGCTGCACGCGGACCGTCTCGTGACCGCTGCCGCGAAAGAACCGGGGAACAAACTCGTGCTCGTCGGGAACGCCACCGGCCGCGACGGCCTCGGCGGCGCGAGTTTCGCCAGCGAAGACCTCGCGGAGGACGCCGAGACCGAAGACCGGCCCGCGGTCCAGGTCGGCGACCCCTACACGGAGAAACTCCTCATCGAGGCGAACGAGACGCTGCTCGACCGCGACCTCGTGGTCGCCGCCCGCGACCTCGGCGCGGCGGGCCTCGGCGGCGCGTCCTCGGAGATGGTCGCGCAGGGTGACCTCGGCGCGCGCATCGACCTGGAGGCCGTCCACCAGCGCGAACTGAACATGAACGCCCTCGAGATCCTGCTCGCTGAGTCCCAGGAGCGGATGTGCTACGAGGTCCGCCCCGAGGACGTCGAGGCGGTCCAGGCGGTCGCCGAGCGCTACGACCTCGGCTGCTCGGTCATCGGCGACGTGACGGAGGGCAACTACGTCTGCGAGTTCGACGGGGAGGTCGTGGTCGACGCCCCCGCGGAGTTCCTCGCGGACGGCGCACCGATGAACGACCTCGCTCGCGAGGATCCGCCCGAACCAGAGACGGACCTCCCGGACGTCCCGCTCGACGAGGCGTTCGACGCCGTGCTCTCCAGTCCAAACACCGCGAGCAAGCGCTGGGTGTACCGCCAGTACGACCACGAGGTCGGCAACCGGACGCTCCGGCGACCCGGCGAGGACGGCGCGCTACTCGCCCTCCACGAAGTCGAGGAAGACACCGCTGTCGCGCTCTCCGCTGGCGCGAACCCGAACTGGACGGACACCGACCCCTACCGGGGCGCCTACGCCACCGCCGTCGAGAACGCCACGAACCTCGCCGCGGCGGGCGCACGACCGCTCGCGGCAGTCGACTGCCTGAACGGCGGCAACCCCGAGAAACCGGACGTCTACGGCGGGTTCGCGGCGGCGGTAGACGGTCTCGCGGACGGCTGCCGGGACCTCTCAGTCCCGGTGGTCGGCGGCAACGTCAGCCTCTACAACGACTCGGTCGCCGGCCCCGTGCCGCCGACGCCGACGCTGGCGATGGTCGGCGTCCGCGAGGGGTACGACGCGCCGGGGAGCGCCGTCACCGGCGACGGCGAACTCGTACTGGTCGGCGGCCACGACGACTCGCTCGGCGGCTCCGAGTACCTCGCGCGCTTCGACGGGAGCGACGCCTTCCCCGACGTGGACGACGCGGGCGTCGCGGCGGTCCGCGCGGCGGCCACCCACGACGCGACTCTCGCCGTCCACGACGTGAGCGACGGCGGCCTCGCCGTCACCCTCGCCGAGATGGTCACCGGGGACGCCGGCGTCGACGCCGAAGTACCGGACCTCACCGCACTGTTCTCGGAGGCGCCCGGGCGCGCCGTCGTCGAGACGACGGACGTCGACGGGCTGGCAGACGCGGTGGACGCGCCGGTCGTGTCGCTCGGCACCGCGACCGACCGGGGAGCGCTGTCGCTGACCGTCGGCGACGCTGTCGTCGAGTACGACACCGAGGAGATAGTGGCTGCTCGCGACGTGCTCGCCCGCGAA contains:
- the purL gene encoding phosphoribosylformylglycinamidine synthase subunit PurL, which codes for MPLADSDRRLVEAELGRDPTPAEVALFENLWSEHCAYRSSRPLLSAFDSESEDVVVGPGDDAAVVSVTDDLFLTFGVESHNHPSYVDPYDGAATGVGGIVRDTLSMGAYPIALADSLYFGGFDREHSRYLLEGVVEGISDYGNAIGVPTVAGSTQFHDGYEGNPLVNVACVGLLHADRLVTAAAKEPGNKLVLVGNATGRDGLGGASFASEDLAEDAETEDRPAVQVGDPYTEKLLIEANETLLDRDLVVAARDLGAAGLGGASSEMVAQGDLGARIDLEAVHQRELNMNALEILLAESQERMCYEVRPEDVEAVQAVAERYDLGCSVIGDVTEGNYVCEFDGEVVVDAPAEFLADGAPMNDLAREDPPEPETDLPDVPLDEAFDAVLSSPNTASKRWVYRQYDHEVGNRTLRRPGEDGALLALHEVEEDTAVALSAGANPNWTDTDPYRGAYATAVENATNLAAAGARPLAAVDCLNGGNPEKPDVYGGFAAAVDGLADGCRDLSVPVVGGNVSLYNDSVAGPVPPTPTLAMVGVREGYDAPGSAVTGDGELVLVGGHDDSLGGSEYLARFDGSDAFPDVDDAGVAAVRAAATHDATLAVHDVSDGGLAVTLAEMVTGDAGVDAEVPDLTALFSEAPGRAVVETTDVDGLADAVDAPVVSLGTATDRGALSLTVGDAVVEYDTEEIVAARDVLARELD